The sequence CATGGCCATGTTGAAATAATGTAACCATTGAGGTTAATCCCTGTTCTATCAATCTGTCTTCGGTATTTACAATGGCTTGTTCCTGAATATCGAATCCATATACATGTCCATTTGGACCAACTAGACGAGCCAAAAATTCAGTATCGTGGCCATTCCCCAGTGTTCCATCTACAACAATATCCCCGGGTGAACATGCTGCTTCTAATAAGTTCCTCGCAAAAGGAAGAATTTGTTTTACTTTCATACTTTTACCCCATCCCAAAGTTTACCTTGCCAGCTATTTCTACGCTCCAATTCCTGGTCAATCGCATTAAGGACTTCCCATTTATTTACACTCCACATCGGTCCAATCATCAAGTCAATTGGTCCGTCCCCAGTAATCCGGTGAACAATCATTTCCGGGGGTAATATTTCTAATTGATCGCAAACTAAGTGTACATAATCTTCAAAGGATAAGAATTGGAGCATCCCTTTTTCATATTGCTTTACCATCGGTGTGCCTTTTAATAAATGGAGAAGATGGATCTTTATGCCTTGAACATCGAGCTTTGCGACTTCTTTAGCCGTTTCCATCATCATTTCGGTTGTTTCAAGTGGGAGACCGTTAATGATATGAGAACATACTCGAATGCCATGTTTACGAAGCTTTTCTACACCCTCGATATAGGTTTGAAAGTCATGGGCCCGATTAATCAAATGAGCGGTTTTCTCATGGACTGTCTGTAACCCGAGCTCTACCCATAAATAAGTCCGTTCATGAAGCTCTGCTAAATATTCTACAACATCGTCTGGTAAACAATCAGGTCTAGTCGCAATCGACAGACCGACAACACCGTCAAGATTGATCACAGATTCGAATTTTTGTCGTAGTTCACTAACAGGTGCATGGGTATTAGTGAAGGCCTGGAAATAAGCTAAGTACTTTCCATCCTTCCACTTTGTGTGCATTTTATCTTTTATTTCATAGAACTGCTGTACAAGGTTATCGCCGCGGTCTCCCGCGAAATCTCCTGAACCGGCAGCACTACAGAAGGTACATCCACCATGTGCAACTGTACCATCCCGATTAGGGCAATCAAACCCACCATCTAAACTTACCTTAAATACTTTATGTCCAAAGGTTTCTTTTAAATGATAATTTAATGTATGATAACGTTTATGATCAAACGCATATGGAAAAGAATTCTGTTGCTTCATCTTACCAACCTCTTTTTTACTCAAGAATCTAATCATTTTATCATATTTAGTTCCGTTATCCAATTTCCCTTCTTATATTGTCAAAAATAAGCAGTCCTTCTTAGTGTAAGAAAAAATCGGATCTGAGCAAAATAAGAGAGTGAAGCTTTGTCTTGTGAGCTTTACTGAGAATGAATCACAGGAGGGGTTTGGATGGCAACTCGAGATTCAATGAATGAACTGAAGCAGCAATGTGAAGATGTGCTTAGATTTGCGAACGACCAATATCAAGAAAGCAGCTTACAACAACAATACAATGATGATAATTATATACAATCATTGCAACAATTAGAAAAAGCCTATAATGATATTGCGATCATGGCCCATAGTGCGAACGGACAGCAAAGAGAAGAACTGCATCGTTTACGTTTGCAAATTCAACAAGCTCAAAATAAAATGATTCTTCTTCAGCATTAGGAGGATGGCGAAATGAAAAAACGTTCAAAACAACAAAATCCCGAACAAAAGACTCGTAATGGGGTAAATAATAACGATTTAGAATTAGGGGCAGATTTTGATTTAATTAAGCAAGCTAAAAAGAAATATGAACAGAGCGGTGGCCAGCCGATCAAATCAAAACAACATACAGAATAGTGAGATGAGCTGATCCTTAGGGGTCAGCTCTTTTTACTTCTAAAAAAGTATTAAGAATACATTAGAAAAAATGGTTGCTATTTTAAATGATAATTATTAAAATATAGATATAATTCAGAAAATTTAAACAAGGGGAGGAATTGCATGGAAAACTTAGATCAAAGGGATGTATTGAAAAATAATCAAGAGAATTATGATTTTGAAAAAATCGCAAGTAGCCCAGAGTTTGGAAGGTTGATGAAGTCAAAGAGAAATTTTTTAATTCCATCAACTGTTTTATTTTTGGCTTTATATTTTTTATTACCGATTTCGACTTCGTACACGACGATTTTAAACAAGTCTGCTATAGGTTCTGTTTCTTGGACTTGGATATATTCTTTAGGATTGTTTATCATGACATGGATTCTATGTATTCTTTATGTAAAAAAAGCTGTACAGTATGACCAATCGGCGGAACAAATCATTGAAAAGTATGAGGCCCAAGGAGATCAGAGCGTATGAGCAAGATTGCACTCGTTTTATTTGTTGCGATTGTTGGGATGACCCTTATCATTACCTACTGGGCCGCAAAACGAACAAAAACAGCAAGTGAATTTTATACAGCTGGTGGTGGTTTAACAGGATGGCAAAATGGACTTGCTATCGCTGGTGACTATTTGTCAGCTGCATCCTTTTTAGGGATTGCAGGTGCAATTGCATTGAATGGCTTTGATGGATTTTTCTTTTCTATTGGTTATTTGGTTGCCTATTTAGTCGTCCTTTATATTGTGGCAGAGCCATTAAGAAATTTAGGGAAATACACAATAGCTGATATGATTAATGCCAGATTTGATCAAAAAAAGGTACGGGGTGTTGCTGCCTTAAGTACAATAACAATCGTCATATTTTACATGATAGCCCAATTGGTTGGTGCGGGTGCCTTGATTCAACTTTTATTAGGAATTGATTACTGGATTGCGGTTTTAATTGTTGGGGTAATGATGACCATCTACGTTTTATTTGGCGGTATGACAGCCACTAGTTGGGTGCAAATCATCAAAGCTGTATTATTAATGGTAGGGACCGTAGTCATTTCATTTTTAGTATTAGCTAAATTCAACTTCAATATCTTTACGATGTTTAGTGAAATGAAAACATTAACGCCACATGGAGAAAATTACTTGAACCCAGGTGTCAAATATACGAATGGTCTTGATACGATTTCTATGATGGCTGCACTTGTATTAGGAACGGCAGGGCTGCCGCATATATTAATGCGCTTTTTTACAGTAAAAGATGCAAAGACTGCTCGCAGCTCTGTCGTTACGGCAACATGGGTGGTTGGGATATTCTATATTTTAACGATATTTTTAGGATTCGGGGCAGCTGCTTTTGTTGGTTCACAGGATATTATTAGTGCAAATGCTGCAGGGAATATGGCTGCACCCTTATTAGCTAAAGCGCTTGGCGGTGACTTTCTTATGTCATTCGTATCTGCGGTAGCATTTGCGACAATATTGGCTGTAGTCGCAGGCCTCGTTTTGTCAGGAGCTTCCGCTTTTGCACATGATATTTATGGACAAATTATTAAAAAAGGTAAAGTTACCGAAAAGCAACAAATGCTGGCGGCTAGATATGCATCAATTAGTGTTTCCGTACTGTCCATTATTCTCGCTCTTTTTGCTCAAAAAATGAATGTTGCTTTTCTAGTTTCGTTGGCTTTCTGCGTTGCTGCAAGTGCAAACTTACCAGTCATAATTTATACGATATATTGGAAAAAATTTAATACGACAGGTGCTATTACTGGGATGTTGACGGGATTAATAAGTGCCTTGGTACTTGTGGCTATTAGCCCAAATGTATTGAACCCAGAACCTGGCGTTGCAATTCTTGTTGGAGATCCGATTTTTACTTTGACCAACCCAGCAATTATATCTATTCCAGCTGGCTTTATCGGAGCATTTATAGGAACTGTAGTTTCCAATAAATGCGATGAAAAGAAATATGCTGAAGTTATTGTTAAAGCAAACACAGGAATCCATAATCGTTAAGAAATAGCCAACATTTCGATATTGAAATGTTGGCTTTTACCTATAAAAAATCGTTCGTTTATTTTTGTATCATTCATCAGTATGGATTTCCCTAACTTTGTTAATACTTATAGATGTAATTTTAAAATATACATACTAACAAATTATGTTTCACGACATATATTGTAGAGGATAATTTCTAATCTTGCATCTTAGTGAGAAATTATATACAATAGCATTATAAATTGAATAGTTTGAATGGCTAAGATAAGGAATAGTAGTGGTGTCGAAAACCTGTATTAGAGAGCTGACGGTTGGTGCAAGTCAGTCTGGACCATCGCGAACTCGCCTTTGAGTTGCAGATATGAAACAAATAGTAATATCTGACGTAAACCTGCGTTAAGGGATTTTGAGCGAGTGACTTGATCACTAATTGTGGGTGGTACCGCGGGAGATACATAATCCTCTCGTCCCAATTTGGGATGAGGGGTTTTTTATATTTAGCAGCTTTAACAATAAGGTATTGTAAAGAAAACGTCTTTTATTTTAGAGTTTTTAACATTGATTAGTAGGAGGAACACAAGATGAGCTTCAATCATCATGAGATCGAGAAAAAATGGCAGAAATATTGGGAAGACAATAAAACATTTAAAACAAATGAGGATAAAGGTAAACGTAAATTTTATGCACTAGATATGTTTCCATATCCATCTGGAGCAGGTCTCCATGTCGGCCACCCAGAAGGCTATACAGCAACCGATATTCTTTCCAGAATGAAAAGAATGCAAGGATACAATGTTCTACATCCGATGGGTTGGGATGCATTTGGTCTTCCTGCTGAACAATATGCATTAGATACAGGAAATGATCCGGCTGAATTTACAACACATAATATTAATAATTTCCGCCGTCAAATTAAGGCATTAGGTTTTTCATATGATTGGGATCGCGAAATTAATACAACAGATCCGAAATACTATAAATGGACACAATGGATTTTCCTCAAGCTGTATGAAAAAGGTTTAGCCTATATTGATGAGGTACCAGTTAACTGGTGTCCTGCTCTAGGTACGGTACTCGCTAATGAGGAAGTAATCGACGGGAAAAGTGAACGCGGTGGACATCCTGTTGAAAGACGTCCTATGAAACAATGGAATTTAAAAATTACGGCTTATGCTGATCGTTTATTAGAAGATCTAGAAGATTTAGATTGGCCGGAAAGCATTAAAGATATGCAACGCAATTGGATTGGTCGATCTGAAGGTGCAGAGGTTGACTTTAAAATAGATGGTCATGATGAAGCGTTTACCGTTTTCACGACTCGCCCTGATACGTTATTTGGTGCCACCTATGCGGTGCTTGCTCCGGAGCATAAATTAGTCGAAAAGATTACAACATCTGATCAAAAACAAACGGTAGAGAAATATTTAGAAGAAATTAAAACGAAAAGTGATCTAGAAAGAACGGACCTTGCGAAGGATAAGACCGGTGTATTTACAGGTGCTTATGCTATTAACCCTGTTAACAATGTGAAAATCCCAATTTGGATTGCTGATTATGTTTTAGCAACCTATGGCACGGGTGCGATTATGGCTGTACCTGCACATGATGAGAGAGACTATGAGTTTGCAACAAAATTTAATCTTAACATTATTGAAGTTGTTGCTGGTGGAGATGTTTCAAAAGAGGCATACACAGGTGATGGTCCCCATGTGAATTCCGACTTTTTAAATGGACTAAACAAAGAAGAAGCGATCAGTAACATGATCAAATGGCTAGAGGAAAAAGGCATTGGTACGAAAAAGGTAACCTACCGTCTTCGTGATTGGTTATTCAGCCGTCAACGTTATTGGGGTGAACCGATTCCTCTTATTCATTGGGAAGATGGTACAATGACTGCTGTTCCAGAAGAGGAATTGCCTTTAATGCTACCAGTTACGGATGAAATAAAGCCTTCAGGAACAGGGGAGTCTCCACTTGCCAATATCGATAATTGGGTAAATGTTGTAGATCCTGTAACAGGTAAAAAAGGCCGCAGAGAAACGAATACAATGCCACAATGGGCAGGTAGCTGCTGGTATTACTTACGTTTCATTGATCCGCACAATGATCAAGCGTTTGCTGATCCTGAGAAATTAAAAGAGTGGTTACCGGTTGATATTTATATTGGTGGAGCGGAACATGCTGTCCTTCACTTATTGTATGCTCGTTTCTGGCATAAATTCCTTTATGACATTGGTGCGGTTCCAACAAAAGAACCATTCCAAAAGCTTTTCAACCAAGGAATGATTCTTGGAGAGAATAACGAGAAAATGAGTAAATCAAAAGGGAATGTAGTAAACCCTGATGTAATTGTGGATAGCCATGGTGCAGATACATTACGTTTATATGAAATGTTTATGGGACCACTAGAAGGATCGATTGCATGGTCTGCAAATGGGGTCGATGGTTCAAGACGTTTCTTAGACAGAATCTGGCGTCTATTTATTAACGACAACGGAAATGTGAATCCGATTATAAAAGAAAATGTTGAACAAGAAAGCGGGCTTGAAAAAGTTTATCATCAAACCGTTAAAAAGGTAACAGAGGATTATGAAGGTTTACGTTTTAATACGGCTATTTCGCAGTTAATGGTGTTTATTAATGAAGCCTATAAAGCGAAGGTATTGCCAATTAGCTATGTAGAAGGCTTCGTTAAGCTTATCTCTCCAATTACGCCACATATTGCTGAAGAGCTATGGGAAAAGCTTGGTCACAGTAGTACAATTTCTTATGAAGCATGGCCAGCTTATGATGAAGCAAAATTAAAAGATAATGAAATTGAAATTGTCATTCAAATTAATGGCAAGGTAAAACATAAGTTAGTTGTTCCAGTAAATACCAATAAGGATGTATTAGAACAACTAGCGATGGATGACGATAAAGTGAAGGCACAAATTGATGGAAAAACAATTCGCAAAGTGATTGCTGTTCCAGGTAAGCTTGTTAATATTGTAGCGAACTAACAAAAGTGAATGGGCTGTATCTTTTCATCTAAGGGGTGATACAGCTCTCTTTTTAAAAAATGCTTTTTTGTATCGAAAGCTTCCGACAGGTACATATTCTCCCCTTTTATTAGGGGTGAGATAAATACAAGCTGATGGGGGAGCCTTTAGCTAAATGAAGTGAAAGCCTCCGGCGGTTGCTATTTGGTTTCAAAAGAAAGGATCTTTGTGCGAGCGAAGGTATGATCTGGTCGCAAATCCGTTGAGGCAAATTTGATTCTATAATAAAGGGGAAATGGAGTAATGGGAGATTTTCCGATTATCACAACAGATGAATTGCAAAAAAAGGTAGAGGCTGGAGAAAAGCTTCATTTAATTGACGTACGTGAAGACGAAGAAGTGGCACAAGGAATAATTCCGGGAGCGAAACATATTAAAATGATGGAAATTCCGGCCCGATTAAATGAGCTTGACCGCGAAACTGAATATATCTACATCTGCCGTTCAGGAAATCGCAGTTCTCAAGTATGTCATTACTTGCAGGAACAAGGCTATAAAGTGAGAAACATGGTTGGTGGCATGTTAGAATGGAAAGGAAAAGTAGAATAGTTTCTAAATGAAAAGGGCTAGTGATGAAGTCACTGCCCTTTTCTTGTGTTTTTTTGTTATTTATAAGTGGTTAGCGGAAAATCATTGTTTGAAGTAGAAATTGCTGTTATCAATGGGTCGATAGCGTCAAAATCGTAGCCTTAAGTAAAAATTGCAGTTATCAGCAAGACGATAGCAGCAAAATCATCGCCTAAAGTAAAAAAATAGCAGTTATCAGGCAGGCGATAGACGCAAAACTAACACTTGAAGCGTAAAATTGCAGTTATCAGCAAGTCGATAGCGGCAACATCATTGCCAGAAGTAAAAAAATGCTGTTATCAGCACGGTGATAGCAGCAAAATCCATGCCTTAAGTAGAAAATTGCTGTTATCTCTAAGGGCATAGAAACAACTCCGTGGTTCGACTCGGAAAATTGCCTTTCACCTCAATGCCCTCCAAGATAGGCCATCTTCACTTGTTCACTTGCTCGAAGCTCTTCTGCAGCTCCATGAAGCACGACTCTTCCGGTTTCGATAACATAGGCACGATGAGCAATCGATAGAGCCATATTGGCATTTTGTTCAACAAGCATAATGGTGGTGCCAGTTGAATTAATTTCTTGGATAATATGAAAAATCGTTTTAACTAAAAGCGGTGCAAGTCCCATTGAAGGTTCATCTAAAAGCAATAAACGAGGTCTTGCCATTAAGGCTCGTCCCATCGCTAACATTTGTTGCTCGCCGCCTGAAAGTGTACCAGATGCTTGCTTTCTCCTTTCAAGCAGCCGAGGAAATAGTTCATATACTTTTTCGAAATCCTTTTTTATTTCTTGCTTATCCCTGCGAAGATACGCCCCTAACTCAAGGTTTTCCTCCACACTCATCGCTGCAAAAACTCGTCTCCCCTCAGGAACTTGAGAGATTCCTTTTTTTACAATCCATTGTGTTTGTTTTCCATCAATTGAAACCCCGTCAAATGTGATACTACCTTTTTTAGGATTTAATAAACCAGAAATCGTTTTAAGTAAGGTTGTTTTCCCAGCGCCATTGGCTCCGATTAATGTAACAATTTCTCCTTGTTTTACGTCTAAAGAAACTTCCTTTAAAGCATGGATATTTCCATAATAGACATCAATTCCATCTACTTTTAGCATATTATGACACCTCCTCACCCAGGTAAGCCTCAATGACTTTTGGATTATTTCTAATCTCATCAGGAGATCCTTGCGCAATTAATTGTCCATGATCCAACACATAAATCCGTTCACATACCCCCATAACCAATTGCATATCATGCTCAATGAGAATCACGGTTAAATTAAATTTCTCACGAATAAAGGCAATCAATTTCATTAAGTCCCTTGTCTCGTGGGGGTTCATACCGGCGGCAGGTTCATCGAGCAGTAATAATTCTGGATTTGCGGCAAGGGCCCTTGCGATTTCAAGTCTGCGTTGCTGTCCATATGGGAGATTTTTAGCCTTTTCGTGTTTGTACGGATCTAAGTCAAAAATCTTTAAGAATTCAATGGCCTTCTCTTCCATTTCTTTTTCTCCGGAGAAATGCTTAGGCAGACGTAGGATGGAAGATATCATCGAGTGTTTTGCTAATGAATGGTAGGCAACTTTTACATTATCAAGGACAGATAGTTCCTTAAATAATCGAATGTTTTGGAAGGTTCGGCTAATTCCTTTTTGGGTGATTTGAAAAGGGTGAAGCCCATTTAACTTTTGACCATTTAGCAAAATACTTCCCTCGGTTGGGACGTAAACACCTGTCAATAGATTAAAAAAAGTCGTTTTTCCGGCCCCATTTGGTCCAATTAATCCAACTAATTCCCCTTTATGAATTTCTAAATGAACACCTGAAACAGCTTTTAA is a genomic window of Niallia sp. XMNu-256 containing:
- a CDS encoding ABC transporter ATP-binding protein; amino-acid sequence: MLKVDGIDVYYGNIHALKEVSLDVKQGEIVTLIGANGAGKTTLLKTISGLLNPKKGSITFDGVSIDGKQTQWIVKKGISQVPEGRRVFAAMSVEENLELGAYLRRDKQEIKKDFEKVYELFPRLLERRKQASGTLSGGEQQMLAMGRALMARPRLLLLDEPSMGLAPLLVKTIFHIIQEINSTGTTIMLVEQNANMALSIAHRAYVIETGRVVLHGAAEELRASEQVKMAYLGGH
- the leuS gene encoding leucine--tRNA ligase gives rise to the protein MSFNHHEIEKKWQKYWEDNKTFKTNEDKGKRKFYALDMFPYPSGAGLHVGHPEGYTATDILSRMKRMQGYNVLHPMGWDAFGLPAEQYALDTGNDPAEFTTHNINNFRRQIKALGFSYDWDREINTTDPKYYKWTQWIFLKLYEKGLAYIDEVPVNWCPALGTVLANEEVIDGKSERGGHPVERRPMKQWNLKITAYADRLLEDLEDLDWPESIKDMQRNWIGRSEGAEVDFKIDGHDEAFTVFTTRPDTLFGATYAVLAPEHKLVEKITTSDQKQTVEKYLEEIKTKSDLERTDLAKDKTGVFTGAYAINPVNNVKIPIWIADYVLATYGTGAIMAVPAHDERDYEFATKFNLNIIEVVAGGDVSKEAYTGDGPHVNSDFLNGLNKEEAISNMIKWLEEKGIGTKKVTYRLRDWLFSRQRYWGEPIPLIHWEDGTMTAVPEEELPLMLPVTDEIKPSGTGESPLANIDNWVNVVDPVTGKKGRRETNTMPQWAGSCWYYLRFIDPHNDQAFADPEKLKEWLPVDIYIGGAEHAVLHLLYARFWHKFLYDIGAVPTKEPFQKLFNQGMILGENNEKMSKSKGNVVNPDVIVDSHGADTLRLYEMFMGPLEGSIAWSANGVDGSRRFLDRIWRLFINDNGNVNPIIKENVEQESGLEKVYHQTVKKVTEDYEGLRFNTAISQLMVFINEAYKAKVLPISYVEGFVKLISPITPHIAEELWEKLGHSSTISYEAWPAYDEAKLKDNEIEIVIQINGKVKHKLVVPVNTNKDVLEQLAMDDDKVKAQIDGKTIRKVIAVPGKLVNIVAN
- a CDS encoding DUF485 domain-containing protein, which codes for MENLDQRDVLKNNQENYDFEKIASSPEFGRLMKSKRNFLIPSTVLFLALYFLLPISTSYTTILNKSAIGSVSWTWIYSLGLFIMTWILCILYVKKAVQYDQSAEQIIEKYEAQGDQSV
- a CDS encoding sodium/solute symporter (Members of the Solute:Sodium Symporter (SSS), TC 2.A.21 as described in tcdb.org, catalyze solute:Na+ symport. Known solutes for members of the family include sugars, amino acids, nucleosides, inositols, vitamins, urea or anions, depending on the system.), with the translated sequence MSKIALVLFVAIVGMTLIITYWAAKRTKTASEFYTAGGGLTGWQNGLAIAGDYLSAASFLGIAGAIALNGFDGFFFSIGYLVAYLVVLYIVAEPLRNLGKYTIADMINARFDQKKVRGVAALSTITIVIFYMIAQLVGAGALIQLLLGIDYWIAVLIVGVMMTIYVLFGGMTATSWVQIIKAVLLMVGTVVISFLVLAKFNFNIFTMFSEMKTLTPHGENYLNPGVKYTNGLDTISMMAALVLGTAGLPHILMRFFTVKDAKTARSSVVTATWVVGIFYILTIFLGFGAAAFVGSQDIISANAAGNMAAPLLAKALGGDFLMSFVSAVAFATILAVVAGLVLSGASAFAHDIYGQIIKKGKVTEKQQMLAARYASISVSVLSIILALFAQKMNVAFLVSLAFCVAASANLPVIIYTIYWKKFNTTGAITGMLTGLISALVLVAISPNVLNPEPGVAILVGDPIFTLTNPAIISIPAGFIGAFIGTVVSNKCDEKKYAEVIVKANTGIHNR
- a CDS encoding ABC transporter ATP-binding protein — protein: METNTPLLKVDHAGIVFGGLKAVSGVHLEIHKGELVGLIGPNGAGKTTFFNLLTGVYVPTEGSILLNGQKLNGLHPFQITQKGISRTFQNIRLFKELSVLDNVKVAYHSLAKHSMISSILRLPKHFSGEKEMEEKAIEFLKIFDLDPYKHEKAKNLPYGQQRRLEIARALAANPELLLLDEPAAGMNPHETRDLMKLIAFIREKFNLTVILIEHDMQLVMGVCERIYVLDHGQLIAQGSPDEIRNNPKVIEAYLGEEVS
- a CDS encoding YtzC family protein — its product is MATRDSMNELKQQCEDVLRFANDQYQESSLQQQYNDDNYIQSLQQLEKAYNDIAIMAHSANGQQREELHRLRLQIQQAQNKMILLQH
- a CDS encoding TIGR01212 family radical SAM protein (This family includes YhcC from E. coli K-12, an uncharacterized radical SAM protein.); amino-acid sequence: MKQQNSFPYAFDHKRYHTLNYHLKETFGHKVFKVSLDGGFDCPNRDGTVAHGGCTFCSAAGSGDFAGDRGDNLVQQFYEIKDKMHTKWKDGKYLAYFQAFTNTHAPVSELRQKFESVINLDGVVGLSIATRPDCLPDDVVEYLAELHERTYLWVELGLQTVHEKTAHLINRAHDFQTYIEGVEKLRKHGIRVCSHIINGLPLETTEMMMETAKEVAKLDVQGIKIHLLHLLKGTPMVKQYEKGMLQFLSFEDYVHLVCDQLEILPPEMIVHRITGDGPIDLMIGPMWSVNKWEVLNAIDQELERRNSWQGKLWDGVKV
- a CDS encoding rhodanese-like domain-containing protein, giving the protein MGDFPIITTDELQKKVEAGEKLHLIDVREDEEVAQGIIPGAKHIKMMEIPARLNELDRETEYIYICRSGNRSSQVCHYLQEQGYKVRNMVGGMLEWKGKVE
- a CDS encoding glycogen biosynthesis protein GlgD, with protein sequence MKKRSKQQNPEQKTRNGVNNNDLELGADFDLIKQAKKKYEQSGGQPIKSKQHTE